The genomic interval CCCGGCCTGCGCAACATCATGCTGGTGTTGGGGCTGTTGGGATGGCCCCAGGTGGCCCGTATCGTGCGCGGGGAGTTCCTGCGGCTTCGCGTCCAGGACTTCATCCTGGCGGCCGAGGTGGTGGGGGCCACCAACCGGCGCATCATCGTGCGCCATATCCTGCCCAACGCCATGGGCCCCATGCTGGTGGCCGCGACCTTTGGGGTGGCCAACGCCATCCTGTCCGAGTCAGCTTTAAGCTTCCTGGGCTTGGGCGTGCAGCCGCCGACGGCCAGTTGGGGACAGATGCTGAACGAGGCGCAGTCGCTGACGATCCTGGAATCCAAGCCGTGGTTGTGGGTGCCGCCCGGCATGATGATCCTGATCTCCGTGTTGAGCATCAACTTTATCGGCGACAGCCTACGCGACGCGCTGGATCCGCAGCTGCGCCGTTGAGGTCCATTTCTAATCTCTAATCACCAATCTCCAATCCAAGAGAGGAGGAAGACATGAGATCGCTGCGTTCCCTCAAGATCGTGTCCGGCATCATGCTGCTGGCTATGTTGTTCCCGTTGTTGGCGGCATGTGCCCAGCCGGCCGCGGCACCGACGGCGATCCCGACGGCCACCCGACCGGCGACGTTGGTGGCGCCCCAACTGACCACGCCAGAGCCCACCGCCACGGCGGCTCCCGCGGAGGGCGAGGTCGTGGAGGGCGGCCACGTGACCATCGCCATGTGGAGCCCGCCTAACAATTTCAACGCCATCAATACCGACTCCAGCTACGGCTACTTCAACGTGAATATCATGTTCGAGACCCTGGTGCGCTTCAACGACGACATCAAGTTCATCCCGCGCCTGGCCGATAGCTGGGAGATCAGCGAGGACAAGACCACATACACGTTCCACCTGAATCCCAACGCCAAATGGCACGATGGCACCCCGCTTACGGCCGAGGATGTGGAGTTCACCATCTGGGCCATCACCCATCCCCAGATCGAGAGCAACCGGGGCAACAACATCTCCATGCTCAAGGGGCTGGAGGGGTCCAAGCGCCCGGAGGGCGTGGACACGGTGGAGGGCGTGAAGGTCATCGACGATCACACCATCCAGTTCATCACCAAGAACCCGGTGGATCCCCTGGCCTTCCTGGAGCTGGTGGGCACCGAGATCTGGATCATCCCCAAGCACATCCTGAAGGACATCCCGCCGGAGGAGTTCGACAAGGCCGACTTCTGGATGAACCCCACGGTGGGGGCCGGGCCCTTCAAGTTCGTCCGCTACGAGACGGACCAGTTCGTCGAGTACGAGCGGAACGACGACTACTACCTGGGGCGTCCACACCTGGATAAGCTCATCGTGAAGATCATCTCCCCGGCCACCATGGTCGCCCAGCTTGAGAAGGGGGAGGTGGACATCTCCGCCGGTGGCGGCATCGGCGACATCCCGCTGGATGACTGGGAGCGTGTGAAGAGCCTGCCCAACGTGGATGCCTACAGCTACCAGGACAACGGCTACCAGTACATGCTCATCAACCACGACGCCAGCCGGCCGTGGACCGACAAGCGTATCCGCCATGCGCTGGCGTACGGCATCAACCGCCAGCTCATCGTGGATAAGCTGCTGAAGGGCCAGGGCGTCGTCTGCCAGGGTCCCATCATCCCGGTCACCTACTACTACAATCCCGAGATCGAGGGGAAGTTCCCGTATGACCCGGACAAGGCTCGGGAGCTGCTCAAGGAGGCCGGATGGGATCCCAACTACGAGGTCACGCTCATCGTGCCCATCGGCAACATCGTGCGTGAGCTCTCCGCCGATATCATCCAGGCCAACCTGACGGACATCGGCATGAAGGTCAACGTCGAGAAGATGGACTTCCCCACGTTGATCTCGCGCTTCAAGAGCGGTGACTTCGACCTGGGTCTGGTGGGCTGGGGCGGCGTCCTGGATCCGGACGTGCGCTCTCAGTATCAGACGGGTGCCACGTACAACTTCGGCCGGTTCAGCAGCCCGGTGATCGACGATCTGCTGGAGCGCGGCGCGAACACGGCCGACCCCGAGGAGCGCAAGAAGATCTACGACGAGTTCCAGCTCGCGTTCCTGGACGAGATGCCCATCGTCCCGCTGTACTGGCCGCTGCGCCTGGTGGCCATCAACAAGCGGGTGCACAACGCCCGCCACATCATCACCACCAACGGCCTGCTGCGCAACGTCCACGAATGGTGGGTGGAGGATGGCAAGTAAGGCGGTTGGGAAGTAGAGACGCAAGGAGGGGGCGGTGGATGCATTTCACCGCCCCCTTGTTATGACTCAGGGCGAGTCGGCATTTCCTCAGAGCGTGTCTGAGAAATGCCGTTATCCCCATGCTATGGGGAGGCCCGGATGGGCTCTGCCCATCCGGAGAAAGCCCTTCTTCTGCCTTCGACCCACCCGACCTCGGCCCGGGTCCTTCGGAAAAGGCGGAGAAAGGCAGGCGCAAGCCAGAAAAGTGGGTTTCTCGTGGAGGGGAGGTCCCCTCCACACCTCTCCCTGAGGAGCTGGTAACTGTGGGAGCCCCTCCGGGAAAAGTCCTTCTTCTGCCTTCGACCCACCCGGCCTCGGCCTGGATCCTTTGGAAAGGGCCGAGAAAGGCAGGCGCAGGTCAGATCTTACGGGCCCTGGAGGGAAGAAGGCTCTCTTGCTCGGCGCTGGCCGCGCGTCTTCGATATCACACCGGGGGTGGGGCACCCAGCGCGGCGGTGAACCCGCTGAGCAGCAGGACGGCGATTCCCAAGGCCATGTTGAGGAGCAGCAGGCTGGCGCTTAGCTTCTCCTGGGAAGGTGTGGCGGGCTCGTTGCGACGGCCGAGCACCAGGCTCCGATACAGGGCCACGCCGATCATCGCCAGCACCAGGATATGCTTGATGGCCAGGGTAGCGGAGTAGGCGTTGCCGAAGGTCAGCAGGCCCTGGAACGCCGCGTTGCGTTTGGCCTGTAGGAGGCCGGTCACCAGCAGCCCCACAATGCTGATGTAGACCAATGTACTCAGGCGCCTCTGGATGGTGTCCGTCAGTTTCTTCAACTGGGGGCCCTTTCCCAGCGCCTCCCTGGCAGAGGGCAGGACGGTGATCCCCAGGGTGATCAGCCCGCCCACCCAAACGACGGTGAAGAGGTCATGCAGAAACGTGATGAGAGCGAATGCGATCTGTTTAGCAGCCATCGTGTTCTCCTTGAAAAGGGTGATTCGTCGTAAAGCCTTTGCCCAAATGGCGCTTCACCCGGGCGTGTAAACGGCCCACGAGGCCGCCCTCACGGATCTCATCCGATGAGGGCGACCTCGCCGTCAAGCTCCTCATTGAGCTGGACGTGCATGTTACTTCTGGCCGTGTCCCCCGCGCTCCATGGGGGCGTTGACGATCTCGTTATAGGCATCCTGCGAGAGATACTGAGGCTGGTAGACCTTCCCGGTCTGGTTCTCCAGCGTTGAGGTGAAAGCTCGCAGGTGATTTCGGGAGCCCTTCATCAGGTTCTCGTAGACCAACTGGATGTCCGCCTTATCAGTCTGAGCGAGACGCTCCTCCAGGTCGAGGATGTCGATCTCCTCGATGGCCGCCCCGACTTGCAGGGCGCTCTCGAGCGATTGGCTGCCCTCCTCGACCAGTTGGTCGTAGAGTGCCTGCAGCGTTGGGTTCGTGAACTCGCCGACGGCCTTGTCAGCGGACGGATCCGACAGGCTGTATCGGTCCAGCAGGGTCTTTACGGCGTCCATATGGGCCTGCTCGCTCTTGGCGATGTTC from Chloroflexota bacterium carries:
- a CDS encoding DUF2202 domain-containing protein; this encodes MTTRINKLLTGAILLTIVALAACTALPATAPTAAPTAAPTAAPTTAIAPVTVDEAGNTSFDQAALNDALDQIPAGTLSDAEAEGLLYMREEEKLARDVYQVLYQKWELPIFQNIAKSEQAHMDAVKTLLDRYSLSDPSADKAVGEFTNPTLQALYDQLVEEGSQSLESALQVGAAIEEIDILDLEERLAQTDKADIQLVYENLMKGSRNHLRAFTSTLENQTGKVYQPQYLSQDAYNEIVNAPMERGGHGQK
- a CDS encoding oligopeptide-binding protein AppA; translated protein: MRSLRSLKIVSGIMLLAMLFPLLAACAQPAAAPTAIPTATRPATLVAPQLTTPEPTATAAPAEGEVVEGGHVTIAMWSPPNNFNAINTDSSYGYFNVNIMFETLVRFNDDIKFIPRLADSWEISEDKTTYTFHLNPNAKWHDGTPLTAEDVEFTIWAITHPQIESNRGNNISMLKGLEGSKRPEGVDTVEGVKVIDDHTIQFITKNPVDPLAFLELVGTEIWIIPKHILKDIPPEEFDKADFWMNPTVGAGPFKFVRYETDQFVEYERNDDYYLGRPHLDKLIVKIISPATMVAQLEKGEVDISAGGGIGDIPLDDWERVKSLPNVDAYSYQDNGYQYMLINHDASRPWTDKRIRHALAYGINRQLIVDKLLKGQGVVCQGPIIPVTYYYNPEIEGKFPYDPDKARELLKEAGWDPNYEVTLIVPIGNIVRELSADIIQANLTDIGMKVNVEKMDFPTLISRFKSGDFDLGLVGWGGVLDPDVRSQYQTGATYNFGRFSSPVIDDLLERGANTADPEERKKIYDEFQLAFLDEMPIVPLYWPLRLVAINKRVHNARHIITTNGLLRNVHEWWVEDGK